The Impatiens glandulifera chromosome 3, dImpGla2.1, whole genome shotgun sequence genome contains a region encoding:
- the LOC124930962 gene encoding TVP38/TMEM64 family membrane protein slr0305-like: MTYDAKSVDDELVPVLKLKVESDKGDYVKLAGSITEEGKCCSFYEDQPPSPKPICGWWGFWWWTKAVILLTFLGILAAVFFLWVGPFFMDKEIIPLINWETETFSTKDLGILIFASVALFPTLLLPSTPSMWVAGMTFGYGYGFLIIIIGAAIGLSLPFFIGSLFHHKIQGWLEKYPKRASIIRLAGEGDLFNQFRAVTLIRISPFPYIIYNYCAVATNVKYGPYLFGSLLGMVPEIFVAIYTGTLIRTLADASHDRHSLSAPQIIFNAVGFGATIVTTIVVTVYAKKRLKKLQDEEETLLQ; encoded by the exons ATGACGTATGACGCGAAAAGCGTCGATGATGAATTGGTGCCGGTTTTGAAACTGAAGGTGGAATCAGATAAAGGGGATTATGTGAAATTAGCGGGATCGATTACGGAGGAAGGTAAGTGTTGTAGTTTCTATGAAGATCAGCCTCCTTCTCCTAAACCAATTTGTGGATGGTGGGGGTTTTGGTGGTGGACTAAAGCTGTGATTTTGCTTACTTTTCTGGGGATTTTAGCTGCTGTTTTTTTCTTATGGGTTGGACCCTTTTTCATGGATAAG GAAATTATTCCTCTGATAAATTGGGAGACAGAGACCTTCTCCACTAAAGATTTAGGAATTCTGATCTTTGCTTCGGTTGCGTTGTTTCCCACCTTACTACTACCATCTACACCTTCCATGTGGGTAGCAGGCATGACTTTTGGCTATGGATATGgatttttgataataattatCGGGGCAGCTATTGGCTTGTCACTTCCATTTTTCATTGGCTCTCTTTTTCATCACAAGATACAA GGATGGCTGGAAAAATATCCAAAACGAGCTTCGATTATCAGATTAGCTGGCGAAGGCGATCTGTTTAACCAGTTTCGGGCTGTTACTTTAATCAGAATCTCCCCTTTTCCATACATTATATACAATTATTGTGCTGTTGCTACCAATGTGAAGTATGGACCTTACTTGTTTGGATCGTTGCTTGGTATGGTTCCAGAAATCTTCGTCGCAATTTATAC TGGAACTCTAATAAGGACATTGGCTGATGCTTCTCATGACCGACACTCACTTTCAGCGCCGCAAATAATTTTTAACGCGGTTGGATTTGGTGCGACTATTGTAACCACAATAGTTGTAACTGTATACGCGAAGAAGCGACTTAAGAAATTGCAGGATGAAGAGGAGACATTATTGCAATGA
- the LOC124929161 gene encoding uncharacterized protein LOC124929161, with translation MAKQTQIIFLEEWLKTNSGIGLKTELRNSSSTSARVIIQAWTDLRDSLQNQTLQPHQIQSLRNLVNSQTTVYVAEPQARLLLSILSSKTISLPSESFPLFLRLLYIWIRKSSKPTSSLIESTVEILSHLLSTQFRYHNDPFLFSEEVILLGALSSLSSASEKSRAVCLDLLCQLFKQSDRYIIVSSDQIVANILAGIGYALSSSSSSNHTFVRILGFLFGIWRDDDKLSVSISHTLMILHLVEWVISGLIRSKSLERIATFRQEALEIPKPDYPPFALVMAAAGALRASQRAVGNDLGQTRRSAEERIETICNDSLSGFHLKCISLALVRSGSISPRASFLHCLASAILTEIFPLKRLHMMIIQNLHGNGSSAEQVTNEVMEEHIDGTVFKEAGAITAVFCKQYLSADEDDKNLVENRIWEYCQDVYMGHRKVSFLLRGKSDKLLEDLEKIAESAFLMVVVFSSAVTKHKLDSRFSREMQIDISVKILVSFSCMGYFRRMRLPEYMDTIRAVFVNIQENESACASFVESMPPYANLTNQPGDSISPLTEYIWLKDEVQTARVLFYLRVISTCIDRVPASIFRNVVAPSMFLYMGHPNKKVARASHSVFAAIVSSGKDSDEDERAILKEQLIFYYMKRSLELYPEITPFEGMASGVVALVRNLPAGSPSIFYSIHCLVEKANNLFVEEDDELTENLLGGESDHRNRILDLLLRLLFLVDIQVLPELMKLFAGLISKLPKEVQDVVLNELHSQIGESDDVTRKSALISWLQSLSYICMQKTGGAETDKFTVLEPTDNTSPNGITARL, from the exons ATGGCTAAacaaactcaaataatttttctcgaAGAATGGTTAAAGACTAATAGTGGTATTGGTCTCAAAACCGAATTAAGAAATTCTTCATCTACTTCTGCTCGAGTAATTATTCAAGCATGGACTGACCTCAGAGATTCTCTTCAAAACCAAACATTGCAGCCTCATCAAATTCAGTCTTTAAGAAACCTTGTCAATTCTCAAACCACTGTTTATGTAGCAGAACCACAAGCAAGGCTTCTATTATCCATATTATCCTCTAAAACCATCTCTCTTCCTTCTGAATCCTTTCCTCTCTTTCTCAGACTTCTTTATATCTGGATCAGGAAATCCTCCAAACCAACTTCTTCACTAATTGAATCCACTGTTGAGATCCTGTCTCATCTTTTATCCACCCAATTTCGATATCACAATGATCCCTTTTTGTTTTCGGAGGAAGTTATCCTTCTGGGTGCTTTATCATCTCTTAGTTCTGCTTCAGAGAAATCAAGAGCAGTTTGCTTGGATTTGCTCTGTCAGTTATTTAAACAATCGGATAGATATATTATTGTCTCATCTGACCAAATTGTTGCCAATATACTCGCTGGGATTGGTTATGCACTATCTTCTTCTTCGTCGTCGAACCATACCTTTGTTAGAATATTAGGTTTCCTGTTTGGAATTTGGAGAGATGATGACAAACTTTCTGTTAGCATTTCTCATACACTCATGATATTGCATTTAGTTGAGTGGGTTATATCTGGTTTAATCCGTTCAAAATCTTTGGAAAGAATTGCTACGTTTAGACAAGAGGCTTTAGAGATACCAAAACCAGATTACCCTCCATTTGCATTGGTCATGGCTGCTGCAGGAGCTCTGAGAGCTTCTCAAAGAGCTGTTGGAAACGATCTTGGTCAGACAAGAAGATCTGCTGAAGAACGCATTGAGACCATATGTAACGATTCTCTGAGTGGTTTTCATTTGAAATGTATATCATTAGCTTTGGTCAGAAGTGGATCTATTTCTCCACGGGCTTCCTTCCTCCATTGCCTTGCTTCAGCAATTTTGACTGAAATATTTCCCTTGAAACGATTACACATGATGATAATACAAAATCTCCATGGAAATGGAAGTTCAGCTGAACAGGTGACAAATGAGGTCATGGAAGAACATATTGATGGTACCGTCTTCAAGGAAGCAGGAGCTATAACCGCTGTTTTCTGTAAGCAGTATTTATCGGCAGATGAAGATGACAAGAACTTGGTTGAGAATCGGATATGGGAATACTGTCAAGATGTATATATGGGACATAGGAAGGTGTCTTTTCTTCTTCGAGGAAAATCAGACAAATTACTCGAAGATCTTGAGAAGATTGCAGAATCTGCATTCCTCATGGTTGTTGTGTTTTCATCTGCTGTAACTAAACATAAGCTGGATTCGAGATTTAGCCGAGAAATGCAGATTGATATTTCCGTGAAGATATTAGTTTCATTCTCTTGCATGGGGTATTTTCGAAGGATGCGTTTGCCCGAATACATGGATACAATTAGAGCAGTGTTTGTGAATATTCAGGAAAATGAATCAGCCTGTGCTTCTTTTGTTGAATCCATGCCTCCTTATGCTAATTTGACTAACCAAccag GTGATTCCATTTCTCCATTGACGGAATATATATGGTTAAAAGATGAAGTGCAGACTGCTCGAGTATTGTTCTATCTTCGTGTTATTTCTACATGTATTGATCGTGTACCCGCTTCTATATTTAGAAATGTGGTAGCACCATCGATGTTCCT ATATATGGGACATCCTAACAAAAAAGTAGCACGAGCTTCTCATTCTGTTTTTGCGGCTATTGTATCTTCTGGGAAGGATTCTGATGAGGATGAAAGAGCCATACTGAAAGaacaacttattttttattacatgaAGAGATCATTagag TTATATCCTGAGATCACACCTTTTGAGGGCATGGCTTCTGGAGTTGTTGCCTTGGTTCGGAATCTTCCTGCTGGAAGTCCATCCATATTTTACTCAATTCATTGTCTAGTTGAAAAAGCTAATAATCTTTTcgttgaagaagatgatgagcTAACGGAGAATTTGCTTGGAGGAGAGTCTGATCATCGCAACAGGATTTTGGATTTGCTTTTGCGGCTACTTTTTCTCGTTGACATCCAG GTGTTACCGGAATTGATGAAGCTATTTGCTGGTCTGATCTCTAAACTCCCTAAAGAAGTTCAGGATGTAGTTCTTAACGAACTGCATTCACAGATAGGAGAATCCGACGATGTTACTAGAAAGTCTGCTTTGATCTCGTGGTTGCAGTCATTATCTTATATATGTATGCAAAAGACTGGAGGGGCAGAAACCGATAAATTTACTGTTTTAGAGCCAACTGATAATACATCTCCAAATGGAATCACTGCACGACTCTGA
- the LOC124931295 gene encoding nudix hydrolase 14, chloroplastic produces MRIHRHFLPKPSTGFCNFNFNFSSIAIASPFVLQTRPFCSSIASQMSSLPHLTHTITLPIQPTEPIQIVASPGVSDSDFRNAIDSSLFKQWLKNMQTETGILANGNMSLKQVLIQGVDMFGNRIGFFKFKADVIDKQTGAKVPGIVFARGPAVAVLILLESDGQTYAVLTEQVRVPVGRLILELPAGMLDDDNGDFLGTAVREVEEETGIQLNLHDMVELTALLDQSTGRRVFPSPGGCDEEISLFLYRGHVDKEVITQLQGKETGLRDHGELIKVHVVPYEKLWRATADAKALMAIGLYEMAKKEGLLPLDSSNQVLKD; encoded by the exons ATGAGAATTCATCGCCATTTTCTCCCAAAACCTTCTACTGGTTTCtgcaatttcaatttcaatttctccTCCATTGCAATTGCTTCACCATTTGTGCTTCAAACCAGACCTTTCTGCTCCTCCATAGCTTCTCAAATGTCATCTCTACCCCACCTCACTCACACAATCACCTTACCTATCCAACCCACCGAACCGATCCAAATCGTCGCATCACCTGGTGTCTCCGATTCCGATTTCAG GAATGCTATTGACTCGTCTTTGTTTAAACAATGGCTGAAGAACATGCAAACAGAAACAGGAATCCTTGCTAATGGAAACATGTCTCTGAAACAAGTACTTATTCAG GGGGTAGACATGTTTGGAAATCGAATTGGGTTTTTTAAGTTCAAAGCTGATGTAATTGATAAGCAAACAGGAGCAAAG GTACCGGGGATTGTGTTTGCAAGAGGGCCAGCAGTTGCTGTGTTGATACTTTTAGAGTCGGATGGTCAAACATATGCTGTCCTAACTGAACAA GTGAGAGTACCTGTTGGGAGACTTATTTTGGAACTGCCTGCTGGGATGCTTGATGACGATAATGGTGATTTTTTGGGGACAGCAGTTAGAGAG GTTGAAGAGGAGACAGGTATCCAATTGAATTTACATGATATGGTTGAGCTCACTGCACTTTTAGATCAATCAACTGGAAGGAGAGTTTTTCCTTCTCCG GGAGGTTGCGACGAAGAAATTAGCTTGTTCTTATACCGAGGCCACGTCGACAAAGAGGTGATAACTCAATTGCAAGGAAAGGAGACGGGTCTTAGAGACCATGGAGAGCTCATAAAGGTACATGTAGTTCCATATGAAAAGCTTTGGCGAGCAACAGCCGATGCAAAAGCTCTCATGGCAATTGGGTTGTATGAAATGGCGAAGAAAGAAGGATTGTTGCCTCTAGATTCTTCAAATCAAGTATTAAAGGACTAA
- the LOC124932499 gene encoding nuclear transcription factor Y subunit C-2-like, which produces MDQSDPSQQQHAGAAGNQMGAYGSSSQPYPSGPVQPQAGFANPQYQLAYQQAQQFHHQHQHQQQHQQQQQHQQLQAFWENQMQEIEQTVDFKNQSLPLARIKKIMKADKDVRMVSAEAPVILARACEMFIQELTLQSWQHTEENKRRTLQKSDISAAISRTDVFDFLVDVIPRDELKEEGLGVTNTTIPTVVDPTAADSMPYYYVPSQQQPVGPPGVIMGKPVDQGPVVYGGQPVAFMPWNPSHQHQADQQ; this is translated from the coding sequence ATGGATCAATCGGACCCAAGTCAGCAACAGCATGCTGGAGCAGCAGGAAATCAAATGGGGGCTTacggttcttcttcccagccgtATCCATCTGGTCCAGTTCAACCTCAAGCCGGTTTCGCTAACCCGCAGTACCAGCTAGCATACCAGCAAGCCCAACAGTTCCATCACCAGCATCAGCATCAGcaacaacatcaacaacaacagCAGCATCAACAGCTTCAAGCTTTCTGGGAAAACCAAATGCAAGAGATCGAACAGACTGTGGATTTCAAGAACCAAAGCCTCCCACTGGCTCGTATAAAGAAGATAATGAAGGCTGACAAGGATGTGAGAATGGTCTCTGCTGAGGCTCCTGTTATATTAGCAAGGGCGTGCGAGATGTTCATACAGGAGCTGACTCTGCAGTCGTGGCAACACACTGAAGAGAACAAGAGAAGGACTCTGCAGAAGAGCGATATCTCTGCTGCCATATCGAGGACTGATGTTTTCGACTTTTTGGTTGATGTTATTCCTAGAGATGAACTGAAGGAGGAGGGACTTGGTGTGACTAACACTACCATTCCTACGGTGGTGGACCCCACCGCAGCAGACTCGATGCCTTACTACTATGTTCCGTCTCAGCAGCAGCCCGTTGGTCCCCCTGGGGTGATTATGGGAAAACCGGTTGATCAAGGTCCGGTGGTGTATGGAGGTCAGCCTGTGGCCTTTATGCCATGGAATCCAAGTCACCAACATCAGGCTGACCAACAGTAG